A stretch of the Panicum virgatum strain AP13 chromosome 9N, P.virgatum_v5, whole genome shotgun sequence genome encodes the following:
- the LOC120693005 gene encoding uncharacterized protein LOC120693005, producing MGNNPTQELATDDTKVDDKAPSTKPVPPSTSAVNTKTKADAEREQLFDDGSSDVHTPRKKSTQEILTKYKFKGDAAAAAAHTKQKLMERQEKLARITEQSAELESEAENFATLAQQIRINMEKKWWK from the exons ATGGGAAACAACCCAACACAGGAACTGGCAACTG ATGACACCAAGGTCGACGACAAAGCACCGTCGACAAAACCAGTACCTCCGTCCACGTCCGCTGTGAACACCAAGACCAAGGCAG ACGCGGAGAGAGAGCAGCTGTTCGATGATGGATCAAGCGATGTTCACACGCCGAGGAAGAAAAGCACCCAGGAGATCCTCACCAAGTACAAATTCAAAGGG gacgccgccgccgccgcggcgcacaCCAAACAGAAGCTCATGGAGCGGCAGGAGAAACTCGCG AGAATCACGGAGCAATCCGCGGAGCTGGAGAGCGAGGCCGAGAACTTCGCCACCCTCGCCCAGCAGATCAGGATAAACATGGAGAAGAAATGGTGGAAGTGA
- the LOC120689735 gene encoding omega-3 fatty acid desaturase, chloroplastic-like → MARLVLSECCGLAPLRLRAGRGAIAAPAPPAALSAAALPRGPAAAAIHRDWALRVSAPTRLASAVDEGDRRSAPLVEEEEAAGGDFDPGAPPPFGLAEIRAAIPKHCWVKDPWRSISYVLRDVVVVLGLAAAAARLDSWLVWPLYWAAQGTMFWALFVLGHDCGHGSFSNNPKLNSVVGHILHSSILVPYHGWRISHRTHHQNHGHVEKDESWHPLPERLYKSLDFMTKKLRFTMPFPLLAFPLYLFKRSPGKTGSHFNPSSELFQPNEKKDIITSTASWLAMVGLLAGLTFVMGPIQMLKLYAVPYLVFVAWLDMVTYLHHHGHEDKLPWYRGKEWSYLRGGLTTLDRDYGLINNIHHDIGTHVIHHLFPQIPHYHLIEATEAAKPVLGKYYKEPKKSGPLPLHLFGVLSESLKQDHYVSDTGDVVYYQTDKMMNTSAQNSD, encoded by the exons ATGGCCCGGCTCGTGCTCTCCGAGTGCTGCGGCCTCGCGCCGCTCCGCCTGCGCGCCGGCCGGGGCGCCattgcggcgccggcgccccccgCCGCGCTCTCCGCCGCGGCGCTGCCGCGCGGGCCCGCAGCCGCGGCCATCCACCGCGACTGGGCGCTCCGCGTCTCCGCGCCCACGCGCCTCGCgtcggccgtcgacgagggggACAGGAGGAGCGCCCCgctcgtggaggaggaggaggccgcgggcgGGGACTTCGAccccggggcgccgccgccgttcgggCTGGCTGAGATCCGTGCGGCCATCCCCAAGCACTGCTGGGTCAAGGACCCCTGGCGCTCCATTAGCTACGTGCTCcgcgacgtcgtcgtcgtcctggggctcgccgccgccgccgcgcgcctcgacAGCTGGCTCGTCTGGCCGCTCTACTGGGCCGCGCAGGGCACCATGTTCTGGGCGCTCTTCGTCCTCGGCCACGACTG TGGACACGGGAGCTTCTCAAACAACCCCAAGCTCAACAGCGTAGTCGGCCACATACTCCATTCCTCCATTCTTGTCCCATACCACGGATG GAGGATTAGCCACAGGACGCACCATCAGAACCACGGCCACGTCGAGAAGGACGAGTCCTGGCACCCG CTGCCAGAGAGGCTGTACAAAAGCCTGGACTTTATGACTAAGAAGTTGCGGTTCACCATGCCGTTCCCCTTGCTCGCATTCCCGTTATACTTG TTCAAAAGGAGTCCAGGGAAGACAGGATCACACTTCAACCCAAGCAGTGAGTTGTTCCAACCTAATGAAAAGAAGGACATTATAACGTCGACCGCATCCTGGCTGGCTATGGTTGGTCTTCTGGCTGGTCTGACCTTTGTGATGGGGCCTATTCAGATGCTAAAGCTCTACGCTGTCCCATACTTG GTATTTGTTGCTTGGCTGGATATGGTCACATACTTGCACCATCATGGCCACGAAGACAAGCTTCCTTGGTACCGTGGAAAG GAATGGAGTTATCTTCGTGGAGGACTGACGACGCTCGATCGGGACTATGGATTGATCAACAATATCCATCATGACATTGGAACTCATGTCATCCACCACCTTTTCCCCCAAATCCCGCATTACCATCTCATTGAGGCG ACTGAGGCAGCAAAACCAGTGCTTGGCAAGTACTACAAAGAACCAAAGAAGTCAGGTCCTCTACCGTTGCATCTATTTGGGGTGCTGTCGGAAAGCTTAAAGCAAGACCACTATGTTAGCGATACCGGAGACGTAGTCTACTACCAAACTGACAAGATGATGAACACCTCTGCACAAAATTCAGATTGA